Genomic DNA from Ctenopharyngodon idella isolate HZGC_01 chromosome 1, HZGC01, whole genome shotgun sequence:
taatatttttgaggaaactgtgatacttttttcacgattctttgatgaatagaaagttcgagagagcagcatttatttgataaagaatttttacaatgtaaaagtgtttgtcacttgatcaatttaatgcatccttgctaaataaaagtattaatttcttcttcttttttttcaattatctgactcaaaacttttgaatggcagtgtgtTTATAAGCATTGTATTATAATTATACTGCCTTGTATGGTAGTTCTGGTAGTATTTTTAAtagttggattttttttttttttttgcatagttttTTTACTGGATATTTTACTACAGGTCGTGGAGGCCGTAAAGGTGTGATAGAAGTGTGTCCATTGTGCCGTGGGGTCGGTGTCCAGGTCAGACTACATCACTTGGCACCTGGCATGGTACAGCAGATATCAACAGTCTGCACCGGCTGCCAGGGGCAAGGTCAGCGACTTGGTCACCGCGACCGCTGCAAAACATGTGCTGGTCGCAAGATACTACGACAGAAGAAGATTTTGGAGGTGCACATTGATAAAGGTAATAATGAAGGATGTCAAAATTAACGTGTTACACAATTAACACAGAGCAGAAACGGCAGTACCAAGATTTTGTTTCGGTGCtgagtctatttttgctgtgcTGCTTACACTGAATTAAAGCCACAGTGCATTGTTCTTGTTCAAAATACACCTGCGTTaacaagaaaaataacatttcaccataaaatcatataaatgaGGTGTTCTGTGTTTTACAATCACCATATGACATTTAGCgctgtgaaaagaaaaaaaaaagaaaaaaagtagtaaaataaaatacacaaaaacacatcattgcCAGGAGATTTTGCCCAAGGCCTGTTTTAATTGAGGTAGCCTATATCTTAACTCTAAGATTACTATATATGTGAAGGAGGAGAACACCTGAAAAACGTGACAGAATGTACGCTACTCATATGTATTTGCAGTACCAAATCGCGTTTCAGCTGCACACGACAAATgctgccagtgtgaaagcacAATGGGCACATGCTTGCTCCCTCATTGCATAAACACAACTTCTGCACTGCCTCCGCTCTGCTTGCGTGTCCAGTGTGAAAAAAgtgttaaagtgacagcagcctaataaacctgctgttgtctgtccttaatgttaatcaaagaactaaagacaaaaaagaaaatcactcactgctctttgACTGAATCACCCTTGTAGCTTTTATAAggattaatttaatgtatatttaatttataatttatgctgtGCAGTGTTTGaatattcagtttctgtatatTTACCTGTTGGACCTACCTAAAAATCTTAAAGCAATGTTTACAAGGTTACATGagttaaaaacaatgaaaacaataacttttttgtgcattttagcAGGGCAGGTAAATATCTGAATCAGCTCACACGGACCAATAATAGAAAAACCTTTGTGTTGAGTCCTGATGTATTAAAGGCACAGCTTAATGTGACACTTATTACAGTGGGTTTATgcgaagattgttttaagttcacctaaattaaaaattatttaaaaaatatatattataaaaaagtaTAAGCCTATTAAATGTTGCAATTGATAGCTTTCAATTATATTGTAATGTAGAATGGCTGTAATTAATGGCctaaattgaaaataaacaCTTGTTTTCTGCAGCCTGTTGCATTTGTTTATTCTTGATTGTGTTATTGCAGGTATGAAAGATGGACAGAAAATAGTGTTCCATGGAGAGGGGGACCAGGAGCCTGGCCTTGAACCTGGAGACATCATCATCGTTTTAGATCAAAGAGCACACTCCGTTTTCACCAGGTAAAACCAATCTGTAAAAGTCAGCAAGAAGTAGGGATGAATTAAAATGActagataaaaaaatatatatatgggcCTTGGGCAATTATTTTCAGAGGTATGTCATTGATTGTAGTGTCCTGTAGAGGGCAGTACagtctcatttatttatttcaatatgtCCTGCTTCCTGTGTTCTGTATGTGGGGCAGCCTTTTACAGTACTTGATCATTTAGAGAAGGTAAATGAGGGACGGAATATGTAGATATTAtgtatgaaacaaaaaaataatattcttaACATTTCTCTTCTCAGACAAGGAGAAGACCTCATCATGAACATGGAGGTACAGTTGGTAGAGTCATTATGCGGTTTTCAAAAACCCATCAAGACACTGGACAACAGAACTCTACTCATCACATCCCATCCAGGTAAACCATCCTGCATACATATTCCAGCATTACATGCAGTTTCCCATAACATCAGCACTATTGTGAGTCAGTGCTGGTGGATCAGTGAATGATGGCATACTGTAGCATGATGTACAGGTAATGGCTGATGGAAGTTTCTGTCAAGTTTAGAACCTGTAACCATATCCACTTTTAGTGATGCTCTGGGTGGAGGAGAACGGCAGGGGTGATAGTACGTCACCTTGGCAGATGGTGTACCATATGGTCATTTTTGCTATTGCTTTCTCCGGGGTTCCTAATAGGCATCCTTAGTGTCTTGTTGACCTTGTATATTACCATACATCTAACTTGTGCTCAAATTGGTCTACCTTGTTTTGGAGTAATTGGTTCTGATATCTTTCCCAGTTCACCCCTGAGCCGTTTGGAGATTAAAAACTACCAATTGGAAGCTCGGCTAGCTATAGGAATCTTAATAGCAGAGCAGATGTAACTGTTATATAAACTATAGATGTGTAAAGCAAATATATTGCCATTCTTTGTTGCATTAATAGGGGAGCTGATTAGACCTGGAGATAAGAAATGTGTTCTGAATGAGGGGATGCCTCTGCATCGTCGGCCGTTTGAGAAAGGGAAACTCATCATCCTTTTCAATGTGAGTACTAATTATTGAATATGTTAATTGATAAAACTTTGGAAAACTTTGATTTTtctatttactgtattttttgctttaaacatttttaacttAATTAAGTTGACTAAGGAAGTAAAAAAATTAGATAAATATTGCTATGCTGTTTATTACTAATCAACAcattaaatattgtataatttataaacaaaagtggaaaacttagattatttttaactatttgcTGTATTTTATTTCTTCCTTTTAAACATTCTGAACTCAATTGATAACAATGCCTGTTTGATTTGaaatgtgggggaaaaaaacttttaatacgTTTCAGAGCAAATACATGaatttcatttgtgtgtgtgtgtgtgtgtttactaaATTTTCCAGGTGTAGTCCACAgcttttgttgctgttgttctCACTTACAGTGATGATTTACATAAACTAATTTGTGCTACCTTTCTTCTTAAGGTTGTCTTCCCTGATGAGAACTTCCTCCCATTAAACAAACTGAGGGAGTTAGAAAGGTACCTACCTGAAAAACAGGCAAATATTGAGCCTGATGGCATGGATGATGACCTCTATA
This window encodes:
- the LOC127516621 gene encoding dnaJ homolog subfamily A member 1-like, which codes for MVKETGFYDMLGVKPNASPEELKKAYRKLALKYHPDKNPTEGERFKQISQAYEVLSDAKKREVYDRGGEKAIKEGGSGGPSFGSPMDIFDMFFGGGGHMHRERRGKNVVHQLTVSLEDLYNGATRKLAVQKNIICDKCEGRGGRKGVIEVCPLCRGVGVQVRLHHLAPGMVQQISTVCTGCQGQGQRLGHRDRCKTCAGRKILRQKKILEVHIDKGMKDGQKIVFHGEGDQEPGLEPGDIIIVLDQRAHSVFTRQGEDLIMNMEVQLVESLCGFQKPIKTLDNRTLLITSHPGELIRPGDKKCVLNEGMPLHRRPFEKGKLIILFNVVFPDENFLPLNKLRELERYLPEKQANIEPDGMDDDLYIYADLEDCDPTHERHHYHYIEEEDFYPSGGVQCQTS